A DNA window from Rhineura floridana isolate rRhiFlo1 chromosome 11, rRhiFlo1.hap2, whole genome shotgun sequence contains the following coding sequences:
- the UBE2M gene encoding NEDD8-conjugating enzyme Ubc12: MIKLFSLKQQKKEEESAGGTKGSSKKASAAQLRIQKDINELNLPKTCEIDFSDQDDLLNFKLVICPDEGFYKGGKFVFSFKVGQGYPHDPPKVKCETMVYHPNIDLEGNVCLNILREDWKPVLTINSIIYGLQYLFLEPNPEDPLNKEAAEVLQNNRRLFEQNVQRSMRGGYIGSTYFERCLK; the protein is encoded by the exons ATGATCAAGCTTTTCTCGTTAAAGCagcagaagaaggaggaggaatcgGCCGGCGGTACCAAAGGCTCCAGCAAGAAAGCCTCTGCCGCGCAGCTCCGCATCCAGAAAG ATATTAATGAACTGAATTTGCCGAAAACATGTGAAATAGATTTTTCAGACCAAGATGACCTCCTCAACTTCAAGCTAGTTATCTGCCCTGATGAG GGTTTCTATAAAGGCGGGAAATTTGTTTTCAGTTTTAAA GTGGGACAAGGGTACCCACATGACCCGCCCAAGGTGAAGTGTGAGACCATGGTGTATCACCCCAACATAGACTTAGAAGGCAATGTCTGCCTAAATATCCTCAG AGAGGACTGGAAGCCTGTACTAACAATAAACTCTATAATTTATGGCCTGCAGTATCTCTTCTTG GAGCCAAACCCTGAAGACCCCCTGAACAAAGAGGCTGCTGAAGTCCTTCAGAACAACAGGCGCCTGTTTGAGCAGAATGTCCAGCGCTCTATGCGGGGCGGCTAcattggctccacctactttgaGCGCTGCCTCAAATAG